A DNA window from Bradyrhizobium barranii subsp. barranii contains the following coding sequences:
- a CDS encoding glycosyltransferase family 87 protein, with protein MFAETLEAVQSSPSKRTAYVRFVLAAVASIAVFKAFWFARFGGWTDRELADFDAFHIVAQHVWRGDLGQVYHFDALLKMQMEAAGGATGFMPWTYPPQYDLLLAPFAFLPVGVGYLLFTAATLALYLVTLRAIAGRNFAQVLVILFPAMAITIGCGQNGFLTGALIGLVCLNVERRQLLAGLALGAMVIKPHLAIAAGVYLLVTRRWIALGTAAAVVLASSLLCTLLFGWQIWFAWLGAIRESAGYLEQGFYPLFRMISTYAALYKAGLPASAAFWGQTAVAGLALFAVLLGAARGASPAFTLGAAVMVSVMISPYAYDYDLPMVGIGLALMLPDLARMASPRERSVIYGLILFAGAYGLLQSGRLAVQFGQKADPDQHFAPALGGFALMALLILLLRLLWRGTQPAPILSQAAE; from the coding sequence ATGTTTGCCGAGACGCTGGAAGCGGTTCAGTCCTCGCCGTCGAAGCGGACTGCCTATGTCCGCTTCGTGCTGGCGGCCGTGGCGTCGATCGCCGTCTTCAAGGCCTTCTGGTTCGCACGCTTCGGCGGCTGGACGGATCGCGAGCTCGCCGACTTCGATGCCTTCCACATCGTCGCGCAGCACGTCTGGCGCGGCGATCTCGGCCAAGTCTATCATTTCGACGCCCTGCTGAAGATGCAGATGGAGGCCGCCGGCGGCGCCACCGGCTTCATGCCCTGGACCTATCCGCCGCAATACGACCTCCTGCTCGCGCCGTTCGCATTCCTGCCGGTCGGCGTCGGCTATCTCCTCTTCACCGCCGCGACGCTTGCACTCTATCTCGTGACGCTCCGGGCGATCGCCGGCCGCAATTTCGCGCAGGTGCTGGTGATCCTGTTTCCGGCGATGGCGATCACCATCGGCTGCGGGCAGAACGGCTTTCTGACGGGGGCGCTGATCGGACTGGTCTGCCTCAACGTGGAGCGTCGTCAGCTGTTGGCCGGCCTCGCGCTCGGCGCCATGGTGATCAAGCCGCACCTGGCGATTGCCGCCGGCGTCTATCTGCTGGTGACGCGGCGCTGGATTGCGCTCGGAACGGCCGCGGCCGTCGTGTTGGCGAGCTCACTGCTCTGCACGCTCCTCTTCGGGTGGCAGATCTGGTTCGCGTGGCTCGGAGCGATCAGGGAATCGGCGGGCTATCTCGAGCAGGGCTTCTATCCACTCTTCCGCATGATCTCGACCTATGCGGCGCTGTACAAGGCCGGCCTTCCCGCAAGCGCCGCCTTCTGGGGACAGACGGCCGTTGCCGGGCTGGCCTTGTTCGCCGTCCTTCTCGGTGCGGCGCGGGGCGCTTCACCGGCCTTCACGCTCGGTGCCGCCGTGATGGTATCCGTGATGATCAGCCCCTATGCGTATGACTACGATCTGCCGATGGTCGGGATCGGCCTGGCCCTGATGCTGCCCGATCTCGCCAGGATGGCGAGCCCGCGCGAGCGGAGCGTCATATACGGGCTGATCCTGTTCGCCGGAGCCTATGGGCTGTTGCAGTCGGGGCGGCTCGCGGTGCAATTCGGGCAGAAGGCCGATCCCGACCAACATTTCGCGCCCGCCCTGGGCGGCTTCGCCCTGATGGCGCTCCTGATCCTGCTGCTGCGGCTGCTGTGGCGCGGGACGCAGCCTGCGCCCATCCTGTCGCAGGCCGCGGAATAA
- a CDS encoding glycoside hydrolase family 16 protein produces MIDSWTKGALVAIGLSAVPAPGVAQDDLDAAPGTMTLQVTTDPSMIECRKLETVHPALLAFLPLRRTFNDDFDEHPLATGRWVPHYAGGAAWPEARYWGGDDSDFKRKTSANGEQQIYVDPRYSGRAGTPLGLDPFKVKDGVLSIVASRTPPELKSVLFNNKYISGILTTQGTFAQKHGYFEIRAKVPVGHAVWPAFWMLADDGGWPPEVDVLEGRGERPGDLVMTTHWRIPSTQKIQSCGFDYAVGDASSVFHNYGVLWEEDRLVYFIDRKPVSDIKVPIGFDDPMYMIVNLAIGSKFFLGVGPVDAESPPTVAFEIDRISAYQIDMEQARR; encoded by the coding sequence ATGATCGACAGTTGGACGAAGGGCGCTCTGGTTGCGATCGGCCTGTCTGCCGTGCCCGCGCCGGGCGTCGCGCAGGACGATCTCGATGCTGCGCCCGGCACGATGACGCTGCAAGTGACCACCGATCCCTCCATGATCGAGTGCCGCAAGCTTGAGACGGTCCATCCCGCCTTGCTCGCGTTCCTGCCGCTGCGCCGGACTTTCAACGATGACTTTGACGAGCATCCGCTTGCGACCGGTCGCTGGGTGCCGCATTACGCCGGCGGTGCAGCGTGGCCGGAAGCGCGCTATTGGGGCGGTGACGACTCCGACTTCAAGCGCAAGACCAGCGCCAATGGCGAGCAGCAGATCTATGTCGATCCGCGCTATTCGGGGCGTGCGGGGACGCCGCTTGGGTTAGATCCGTTCAAGGTGAAGGACGGCGTGCTCTCGATCGTCGCGAGCCGCACGCCGCCGGAACTGAAGTCCGTTCTGTTCAACAACAAGTACATCTCGGGGATCCTGACCACGCAGGGCACGTTCGCGCAGAAGCACGGCTATTTCGAAATCCGCGCCAAGGTGCCGGTCGGTCACGCCGTGTGGCCGGCGTTCTGGATGCTGGCGGACGACGGCGGCTGGCCGCCGGAGGTCGACGTGCTGGAAGGCCGGGGCGAACGGCCCGGCGATCTCGTGATGACGACGCATTGGCGGATTCCGTCGACCCAGAAGATCCAGTCCTGCGGCTTCGACTATGCGGTCGGCGACGCCTCCAGCGTATTCCACAATTACGGTGTGCTGTGGGAGGAGGATCGCCTGGTCTATTTCATCGACCGCAAGCCGGTCTCCGACATCAAGGTGCCGATCGGTTTCGACGATCCCATGTACATGATCGTCAATCTCGCGATCGGATCGAAATTCTTTCTCGGCGTCGGTCCGGTCGATGCGGAATCGCCGCCCACGGTCGCATTCGAGATCGACCGAATTTCCGCCTATCAGATCGATATGGAGCAAGCTCGGAGATAG
- a CDS encoding GH1 family beta-glucosidase, whose amino-acid sequence MSADVSRRDLAKLAGLAALGAAAGAKAADNKAADNKAADNETPASADRHAPFPKDFLWGTATSSYQIEGAVDEDGRGKSIWDIFSHTPGKIEDGSTGDRANEHYHRYKDDVALIRALGIKAYRFSIAWPRVFPDGSGQPNPKGLDFYNRLVDELLANGIEPYATLYHWDLPQALQDRVGGWQSSDASKAFADYAAYVAARLTDRVKTIFTVNEVGRFVNFGYGWGIDAPGLKLPAAQLNQARHHVALAHGLAVQAIRASGSAGTRVGAAENIAACVPAIATPENIRAAEIATRELNAGFLGVVLEGKYTDGFLAYAGADAPKFTPDELKIIGTPNDFVGLNIYAPQYYVAASDRASGFRVLPFPTSFPHMNSEWLRVGPEVIYWAPRLAATIWNIETIYISENGTSSEDKISADGQVYDLDRIMFLRNYLTQMQRAIAEGVPIRGYFLWSLMDNFEWIYGYGKRFGLYRVDFETQARVPKLSAAFYRDVVIRNAIGV is encoded by the coding sequence ATGTCAGCTGATGTCTCGCGGCGCGATCTTGCGAAGCTCGCGGGGCTCGCCGCGCTTGGTGCAGCGGCGGGTGCCAAGGCTGCGGATAACAAGGCTGCGGATAACAAGGCCGCAGATAATGAGACGCCCGCATCGGCCGATCGCCACGCGCCCTTTCCCAAGGACTTTTTGTGGGGCACAGCGACCTCGTCCTACCAGATCGAAGGCGCCGTCGATGAGGACGGCCGCGGCAAATCGATCTGGGACATTTTCAGCCACACGCCCGGCAAGATCGAGGACGGCTCGACCGGCGACCGCGCCAACGAACACTATCACCGCTACAAGGACGACGTCGCGCTGATCAGGGCGCTCGGCATCAAGGCCTACCGCTTCTCGATCGCGTGGCCGCGGGTGTTTCCGGATGGATCGGGCCAGCCCAATCCGAAGGGGCTCGATTTCTACAACCGGCTCGTCGACGAGCTGCTCGCGAACGGCATCGAGCCCTACGCCACGCTCTATCACTGGGACCTGCCGCAGGCGCTCCAGGACCGCGTCGGCGGCTGGCAGTCGAGCGACGCCTCGAAGGCCTTTGCAGATTACGCTGCCTACGTCGCCGCGCGCCTGACCGATCGCGTCAAAACCATCTTCACCGTCAACGAGGTCGGGCGCTTCGTGAATTTCGGTTATGGCTGGGGCATCGATGCGCCCGGCCTCAAGCTGCCGGCGGCGCAGCTCAACCAGGCGCGCCATCACGTCGCGCTGGCGCATGGGCTTGCCGTGCAGGCGATCCGCGCATCCGGGAGCGCCGGCACCCGCGTCGGTGCGGCCGAAAACATCGCGGCCTGCGTGCCCGCGATCGCGACGCCGGAAAATATCCGCGCCGCCGAGATAGCAACGCGGGAGCTCAACGCCGGCTTTCTCGGCGTGGTGCTGGAGGGCAAGTACACCGACGGCTTCCTCGCCTATGCCGGGGCGGATGCGCCGAAATTCACCCCTGACGAGTTGAAGATCATCGGCACGCCGAACGATTTCGTCGGGCTTAACATCTACGCGCCGCAATACTACGTCGCGGCCTCCGATCGCGCGTCGGGCTTCCGCGTGCTGCCGTTCCCAACCTCGTTCCCGCACATGAACTCGGAATGGCTGCGGGTCGGCCCTGAGGTGATCTACTGGGCCCCGCGTCTCGCCGCAACAATCTGGAACATCGAGACCATCTATATCAGCGAGAACGGCACCTCGTCCGAGGACAAGATTTCCGCCGACGGCCAGGTCTACGATCTCGACCGCATCATGTTCCTGCGCAATTACCTGACCCAAATGCAGCGTGCGATCGCCGAGGGCGTGCCGATTCGCGGCTATTTCCTCTGGAGCCTGATGGACAATTTCGAGTGGATCTATGGCTACGGCAAGCGGTTCGGCCTCTACCGGGTCGACTTCGAGACCCAAGCGCGCGTGCCGAAGCTGAGCGCGGCGTTCTATCGCGACGTGGTGATACGGAATGCGATCGGGGTGTGA
- a CDS encoding NAD(P)/FAD-dependent oxidoreductase has translation MSAAGALSSAFQEVVILERDVLPASIMSRAGVPQDRHPHLLLAGGLQALDSLFPGFAQDLAAAGAVPVNVFKDVQYERPDVGALPRRDCGTSLLCGSRPLIEHTLRRKVTAIANVKVQSQSRVMEIVPAATRPMVKFENDAGVGAAIEADLVVDASGRGAPTLGLLDVLGWERPQETVVGVDISYTTAVLRPGRTSFDWLNLVTLPDPATSATAGLIIPLEGGRWFTSISHHGATNRPGTWEDYLAAARQLKTPTIYNAVYKLLPPGGLRHFVFDASRWRHFERLKRLPRGILPVADSLCRFNPVYGQGMTVAAREAKLLREILDRVAGEADPIEALQAGFMSEVGALLQAPWNMGVNADFAYPTTRGQRPERYEESRQFEAALFRAVVADPVVQRAFSDVVQLVEPFDLINSPDIRQRIEAHSLAQNA, from the coding sequence TTGTCTGCCGCCGGTGCGCTTTCTTCCGCCTTCCAGGAAGTCGTCATTCTCGAACGCGATGTCCTGCCGGCTTCGATCATGTCCCGCGCCGGCGTTCCCCAGGATCGGCATCCGCATCTTCTTCTGGCCGGTGGACTGCAGGCCCTCGACTCCCTTTTCCCGGGTTTCGCGCAGGATCTTGCCGCCGCCGGTGCAGTTCCCGTGAATGTCTTCAAGGACGTCCAGTACGAGCGGCCAGATGTTGGCGCGCTGCCAAGGCGCGACTGCGGGACGTCGCTGCTATGTGGCTCGCGGCCGCTGATCGAGCATACGCTGCGCCGAAAGGTGACTGCGATCGCCAATGTCAAAGTGCAATCGCAGAGCCGCGTGATGGAGATTGTGCCGGCTGCAACCCGGCCGATGGTGAAGTTCGAGAACGACGCAGGCGTTGGTGCGGCGATCGAGGCGGATCTCGTGGTGGACGCATCCGGCCGCGGCGCGCCGACGCTCGGCCTGCTCGATGTGCTTGGCTGGGAGCGGCCGCAGGAGACCGTCGTGGGCGTCGACATCAGCTACACCACCGCGGTTCTCCGTCCGGGGCGCACCTCGTTCGACTGGCTCAATCTGGTCACGTTGCCCGATCCCGCCACGTCGGCGACAGCCGGCTTGATCATTCCTCTCGAAGGCGGGCGCTGGTTTACATCGATCTCCCATCACGGCGCGACGAATCGCCCCGGCACGTGGGAGGACTATCTTGCGGCTGCGCGCCAATTGAAGACGCCGACGATTTACAACGCAGTCTACAAGCTCTTGCCACCCGGAGGCCTCCGGCATTTCGTGTTTGACGCGAGCCGCTGGCGGCATTTTGAACGGCTCAAGCGGCTGCCGCGCGGGATTCTCCCCGTGGCGGACTCGCTGTGCCGGTTCAATCCGGTCTACGGGCAGGGCATGACGGTCGCCGCGCGAGAGGCAAAGTTGCTGCGCGAGATCCTGGATCGCGTCGCCGGGGAGGCGGACCCGATCGAGGCCCTCCAGGCTGGGTTCATGTCCGAAGTGGGCGCGCTGCTTCAGGCACCCTGGAACATGGGCGTGAACGCTGATTTCGCCTATCCAACCACACGGGGCCAGCGCCCGGAGCGGTACGAGGAAAGCCGGCAGTTCGAGGCGGCTCTATTCCGGGCCGTCGTGGCCGATCCGGTAGTTCAGCGCGCGTTCTCGGATGTCGTGCAACTCGTCGAGCCGTTCGACCTGATCAATTCGCCCGATATCCGCCAACGAATCGAGGCTCATTCGCTGGCGCAGAATGCGTGA
- a CDS encoding HNH endonuclease, with amino-acid sequence MNAHVSQGSWPVLVLNADFRPLSYYPLSLWSWQDAIKAVFLDRVNIVAHYDQAVHSPTLQMQLPSVVSLKSFVKPTTHPAFTRFNVFLRDRFACQYCGSPEDLTFDHIVPRSKGGQTTWENVVAACSPCNLRKGNLTPAQAKMFPRQSAFAPTVHQLHRNGRLFPPNYLHDSWLDYLYWDTELDP; translated from the coding sequence TTGAACGCACATGTCTCGCAAGGCAGTTGGCCGGTGTTGGTGCTGAATGCGGACTTCCGGCCGCTGAGTTACTACCCGCTGTCTCTCTGGTCGTGGCAGGACGCGATCAAGGCGGTGTTCCTCGACCGCGTCAACATCGTCGCGCATTACGATCAGGCGGTTCACAGTCCCACGCTGCAAATGCAGCTGCCTAGTGTCGTCTCGCTCAAATCCTTCGTCAAGCCGACCACGCATCCCGCGTTCACCCGGTTCAACGTCTTCCTGCGCGATCGTTTTGCCTGCCAATATTGCGGCTCGCCCGAAGACCTCACCTTCGACCACATCGTCCCGCGCAGCAAAGGCGGCCAGACCACTTGGGAGAACGTGGTCGCGGCATGCTCGCCCTGTAATCTGCGCAAGGGCAATCTCACGCCGGCGCAGGCAAAGATGTTTCCGCGCCAGAGCGCGTTCGCGCCGACCGTGCACCAGCTCCACCGCAACGGCCGCCTGTTCCCGCCGAATTATCTGCACGATAGCTGGCTGGACTATCTCTACTGGGATACGGAGCTGGATCCGTAG
- a CDS encoding peptidyl-alpha-hydroxyglycine alpha-amidating lyase family protein — translation MPAILGTGEHRYRVVDNFAKLPDGWTLTDVASVAVDSKDRVYVFNRGAHPMVVLDREGNFLRSWGEGLFSRAHGLHIDADDHLYCTDDGDHTVRKCTTDGKVLLTIGIPEKPSPFMSGEPFHRCTHTALSPKGEIYVSDGYGNARVHKFTPDGKLLRSWGEPGTDPGQFNIVHNIAADADGFVYVADRENHRVQVFDGEGKYETQWNNLHRPCALCCCGGAKNPTFVIGELGPGLAVNRKVPNLGPRLSIVDAQGKRIARLGGEEGPGVASGKFLAPHGIALDSKGDIYVGEVGVTDWKTSFPDAEMPAVVRATRCLQKLERVRE, via the coding sequence ATGCCTGCCATTCTCGGCACCGGCGAGCACCGCTACCGCGTCGTCGACAATTTTGCGAAGCTGCCCGACGGCTGGACGCTGACCGACGTCGCCTCGGTCGCCGTCGACAGCAAGGACCGCGTCTACGTCTTCAACCGCGGGGCCCATCCGATGGTGGTGCTGGATCGCGAGGGCAATTTCCTCCGGAGCTGGGGTGAAGGCCTGTTCTCGCGCGCGCACGGCCTGCACATCGATGCCGACGACCATCTCTATTGCACCGATGACGGCGACCACACCGTGCGCAAATGCACCACCGACGGCAAGGTGCTGCTGACGATCGGCATCCCCGAAAAGCCGTCGCCGTTCATGAGCGGCGAGCCGTTCCATCGCTGCACCCACACCGCGCTGTCGCCGAAGGGCGAGATCTACGTCTCCGACGGCTATGGCAATGCGCGCGTGCACAAGTTCACGCCGGACGGCAAGCTGCTCAGGAGCTGGGGCGAGCCCGGCACCGACCCCGGCCAGTTCAACATCGTGCACAACATCGCCGCCGACGCCGACGGTTTTGTCTATGTCGCCGACCGCGAGAACCATCGCGTGCAGGTGTTCGATGGCGAGGGCAAGTACGAGACGCAGTGGAACAACCTGCACCGGCCCTGCGCGCTGTGCTGTTGCGGCGGAGCGAAGAACCCGACCTTCGTGATCGGCGAGCTCGGCCCGGGCCTCGCCGTGAACCGCAAGGTGCCCAATCTCGGCCCGCGGCTGTCGATCGTGGACGCGCAAGGCAAACGCATTGCGCGGCTCGGCGGCGAGGAAGGACCGGGTGTCGCCAGCGGAAAATTCCTGGCTCCGCACGGCATCGCGCTGGATTCGAAGGGCGACATCTATGTCGGCGAGGTCGGCGTCACCGACTGGAAGACGAGTTTTCCGGACGCGGAGATGCCGGCCGTGGTGCGCGCCACGCGGTGCTTGCAGAAGCTGGAGCGGGTGCGGGAATAG
- a CDS encoding flavin-containing monooxygenase yields the protein MLDKTKDISVSAQAWLDEFERSLGKPDPAALDHLFLANSFWRDVLALSWNLQTIAGHDRITQALRALAPPAAPASFTIAPNRAAPRWVTRAGTSNIEVIFNFETVIGRGSGIVRLVPDTADGDRLKAWTLLTALDELKGFEEQLGTSRPRGQAYSRDFRGPNWLDLRNAARDYADRNPAVLVVGGGQAGLAIAARLKQLKIDTLIVDRETRIGDNWRKRYHALTLHNQVQVNHLPYMPFPPNWPTYIPKDKLANWFEAYVDAMELDFWTGAEFEGGSYDDAKGCWTVTLRRADGSKRTMQPRHVVMATGVSGIANVPDIPTLANFKGTLLHSSRYEDGENWTGKRAIVIGTGNSGHDIAQDLCSSGAEVTLVQRSPTLVTNIEPSAQLAYATYNEGTLEDNDLIATSMPTPLAKKTHVMLTEQSKELDRELLDGLRNVGFKLDFGEAGTGWQFKYLTRGGGYYFNVGCSNLIVEGAIGLRQFADIESFTANGARMKDGATIPAHLIVLSTGYKPQEYLVRKLFGDGVADRVGPVWGFGDGLELRNMYARTKQPGLWFIAGSLAQCRINSKYLALQIKAIEEGILGREAAAA from the coding sequence ATGCTGGACAAGACGAAGGATATTTCCGTCTCGGCGCAAGCCTGGCTCGATGAGTTCGAGCGCTCGCTCGGCAAGCCCGATCCGGCCGCACTCGACCATCTCTTCCTCGCCAACAGTTTTTGGCGCGATGTGCTGGCGCTGAGCTGGAACCTGCAAACGATCGCGGGCCACGACCGGATTACCCAAGCGCTGAGGGCGCTCGCGCCACCGGCGGCGCCGGCCAGCTTCACGATCGCGCCCAACCGCGCGGCGCCGCGCTGGGTCACGCGCGCCGGCACCAGCAATATCGAGGTCATCTTCAATTTCGAGACCGTGATCGGTCGCGGCAGCGGCATCGTCCGGCTCGTGCCCGATACCGCCGATGGCGACCGGCTGAAGGCGTGGACACTGCTCACCGCGCTCGATGAACTCAAAGGCTTCGAGGAGCAGCTCGGCACGTCGCGACCGCGGGGGCAGGCCTATTCACGCGATTTCCGCGGGCCGAACTGGCTCGATTTGCGTAACGCAGCCCGCGACTACGCCGATCGCAATCCTGCCGTGCTGGTGGTCGGAGGCGGCCAGGCCGGCCTTGCGATTGCAGCACGGCTGAAGCAATTGAAGATCGACACACTGATCGTCGATCGCGAGACGCGGATCGGCGACAATTGGCGCAAGCGCTATCACGCGCTGACTCTGCATAACCAGGTGCAGGTCAATCATTTGCCCTACATGCCGTTCCCGCCGAACTGGCCGACCTACATCCCGAAGGACAAGCTCGCCAACTGGTTCGAAGCCTATGTCGACGCGATGGAGCTGGATTTCTGGACCGGCGCCGAGTTCGAGGGCGGCAGCTATGACGACGCGAAGGGCTGCTGGACCGTTACGCTGCGGCGCGCCGACGGCAGCAAGCGCACCATGCAGCCGCGCCATGTGGTGATGGCGACCGGCGTCAGCGGCATCGCCAACGTGCCTGATATTCCGACCCTCGCCAATTTCAAAGGCACGCTGCTGCATTCCAGCCGCTACGAGGACGGCGAGAACTGGACCGGCAAGCGCGCCATCGTGATCGGCACCGGCAACAGCGGCCACGACATCGCGCAGGATCTCTGCTCCAGCGGCGCCGAGGTGACACTGGTGCAGCGCTCGCCGACGCTGGTCACCAATATCGAGCCGTCGGCCCAGCTCGCCTATGCGACCTACAACGAAGGCACCCTCGAGGACAACGACCTGATCGCGACCTCGATGCCGACGCCGCTCGCGAAGAAAACCCATGTGATGCTGACCGAGCAGTCGAAGGAGCTCGACAGGGAACTGCTCGACGGCCTGCGCAACGTCGGATTCAAGCTCGACTTCGGCGAAGCCGGCACCGGCTGGCAATTCAAATACCTCACCCGCGGCGGTGGCTATTATTTCAATGTCGGCTGCTCCAACCTGATCGTCGAGGGCGCGATCGGGCTCAGGCAGTTCGCGGACATCGAGAGCTTCACGGCCAACGGCGCACGGATGAAGGATGGCGCGACCATTCCGGCCCACCTCATCGTGCTCTCCACCGGCTACAAGCCGCAGGAATATCTGGTGCGAAAACTGTTCGGCGACGGCGTCGCCGACCGCGTCGGCCCGGTCTGGGGCTTTGGCGACGGCCTGGAGCTGCGCAACATGTACGCGCGGACGAAGCAGCCCGGCCTGTGGTTCATCGCCGGCAGCCTCGCGCAGTGCCGGATCAACTCGAAATATCTCGCGCTCCAGATCAAGGCGATCGAGGAAGGGATCTTGGGGCGTGAGGCGGCCGCCGCTTAA
- a CDS encoding acyl-CoA synthetase, producing the protein MIISGERRIDYAELHARIRRAAGGISALGGREGTPVAMMLRNDFALFEVVAASAALGRPVVPINWHLKAAEVRYILADSGADILICHADLLPQIRDGLPEGLALMVVPTPPEIAGAFDIPAALTKVPDGLTDWDKWRDSQAEFTQPPRRGAPMFYTSGTTGMPKGVRRMPMRPDQVAASERVGAIAYGVKPNEDQVVLMNGPMYHSAPHSYGMLAYRSGCTIVLEPRFDPEDLLQLIERHRVTHMHMVPTMFVRLLRLPDDMKRRYDLSSLRFVVHGAAPCPPDVKKAMIDWWGGVINEYFGSTETGIPVWHSAAEALKKPGTVGRAIEGGVVKIFRADGSPCDVNEPGEIYMRQASVPDFDYHGKAEARAEAGRDGLVSVGDVGYLDADGYLFLCDRKRDMVISGGVNIYPAEIENALIGMPGVRDCAVFGIPDAEFGERLCAYVEPEPGAALSSAAVQSFLRERLANFKVPKDVEFRDALPREATGKIFKRKLREPYWAGHARAGA; encoded by the coding sequence ATGATCATCAGCGGCGAGCGCAGGATCGATTATGCAGAACTCCATGCGCGGATCAGGCGGGCCGCAGGAGGGATCAGCGCGCTCGGCGGGCGCGAGGGCACGCCGGTTGCCATGATGCTGCGCAATGACTTCGCCCTGTTCGAGGTGGTCGCGGCTTCCGCCGCGCTCGGCCGACCGGTGGTGCCGATCAACTGGCACCTGAAGGCCGCCGAAGTCCGCTATATCCTGGCCGACAGCGGCGCCGACATCCTGATCTGCCATGCCGACCTGCTGCCGCAGATTCGCGACGGCCTGCCGGAGGGCCTGGCGCTGATGGTCGTGCCGACGCCGCCGGAGATCGCCGGCGCGTTCGACATCCCCGCCGCGCTCACAAAGGTGCCGGACGGATTGACCGATTGGGACAAATGGCGGGACAGCCAGGCGGAGTTCACCCAGCCGCCACGCCGCGGCGCGCCGATGTTCTACACGTCGGGCACGACGGGTATGCCGAAGGGCGTGCGGCGCATGCCGATGCGCCCCGATCAGGTCGCGGCCTCCGAGCGCGTCGGGGCGATCGCCTACGGCGTGAAGCCGAACGAGGATCAGGTCGTGCTGATGAACGGCCCGATGTACCATTCCGCTCCGCACTCCTACGGCATGCTGGCCTATCGCAGCGGCTGCACCATCGTGCTCGAGCCACGCTTCGATCCCGAAGACCTGCTGCAACTGATCGAGCGCCATCGCGTCACGCACATGCACATGGTTCCGACGATGTTCGTGCGCCTGCTGCGGCTCCCCGACGACATGAAGCGACGTTACGACTTGTCGTCGCTGCGCTTTGTCGTCCATGGCGCGGCGCCCTGCCCGCCCGACGTGAAGAAGGCGATGATCGATTGGTGGGGTGGCGTCATCAACGAATATTTCGGCTCGACCGAGACCGGAATTCCGGTGTGGCACTCCGCGGCGGAGGCGCTGAAGAAGCCCGGCACCGTCGGCCGCGCCATCGAGGGCGGTGTCGTCAAGATCTTCCGCGCCGACGGCAGCCCGTGCGACGTCAACGAACCCGGTGAAATCTACATGCGGCAGGCCTCGGTGCCGGATTTCGACTATCACGGCAAGGCCGAGGCGCGCGCCGAGGCCGGCCGCGACGGGCTCGTCAGCGTCGGCGACGTCGGCTATCTCGACGCGGACGGCTATCTGTTCCTGTGCGACCGCAAGCGCGACATGGTGATCTCCGGCGGCGTCAACATCTACCCCGCCGAGATCGAGAACGCGCTGATCGGAATGCCCGGTGTGCGCGACTGCGCCGTGTTCGGCATTCCCGACGCCGAATTTGGCGAGCGGCTCTGCGCCTATGTCGAGCCGGAGCCGGGCGCAGCGCTCTCGTCAGCCGCGGTCCAGTCGTTCCTGCGCGAGCGGCTTGCCAATTTCAAGGTGCCGAAGGACGTCGAATTCCGCGACGCGCTGCCGCGCGAGGCGACGGGAAAGATCTTCAAGCGCAAGCTGCGGGAGCCCTATTGGGCGGGCCACGCGCGCGCCGGCGCGTAA